TCTTGGCTTTGGTGGCAGAAAGAAATTTTGTGTTGTTCTTGCCGGTATTTTTCACTGTCGTACTTCCGATGATTCCGGAATTGCCATTTGCCAAGTACGCTAGCCTTGTTGTGGTAGCCTTCATTCTTGGTTTGTGGGGCAGGTCTTTGCTTGCTTATGACAAGACTATGGTTTCATCTCAACGTGTGCCTGTGGCTGCCGCGGAATGGATGAAGGTCAATCCTCATGATGGAAGGCTTTTCAATGACGATCGTGCGGGCGGTTACCTGGCCTTCGTGAATCCTTCCGATTCCACGTACATTGATGGACGCTTTATTTTAAAGACTGCAGATTTTTTTGAACAGTATTTGAACTTTGCGAAGAATCCCGCAACCTTTGTGGAGTATGCAAAGCAAAACCAAATCGATCGCGTGATTTTGCCAATCCGCTACTATGCACGCTGGGAAAATTTCATCTCGCTGCTATCACAAATGCCAGAATGGAAATTCGCCTACAGAGACGACTACTTTGTTGTGCTTGACCGAAATTAAAAAAGGTCCGTCGATTTCTCGCCGGACGCTCTTTTTTCTCTCAAATTAAATGGATGTTGTTTGCAACTTCAGGCTAGAAATTACTTGATGCTGATAGCCTGCACCTTGCTTGCAGAACCGCTGCTGACCTTCACCATGTACATGCCCTGGGGGAGGGATGCCAAGGAGAGGGTACCAACAACACCGTCAATCTTCATGAGCTTGTGGCCCTTCAGGTCGAACAGTTCAACGTCGGCTGCGTTAACACCGGAAATTTCCAGAGCCTTGCCGCTGAAGGTTACGCTAAGAGCGGATGCCGGAACGAAGCTGTTGATAGCCTGCTGCTGACCACCTTGCTGTTGACCGCCCTGGTCGCCGCCCTGCTGCTGACCGCCCTGGTCGCCACCCTGCTGTTGACCACCCTGCTGAGAGCCGCCAGTTGCGCATGCAGTGTAGGTAGTGGGGTTGGTTGCAAGATAACCCTTGACCAAATTACCGGATGTGGTGTACTGGAGACTATTCTTGTTGGAACCGCTGGCGAAAGCTGCGGTGCCTTCGCTAATGTAGGAAGCTGACCAGTTAGCCCAGGAAAGCTTGTACTTGTTGATGAATGTTTGCCACTGGGAATTCTTGCCCTGGTCCGGGTTGCCACCGCCATTGGCGTCGGCAGTTCCCCATTCAGAAACAAAGATGGAAAGGCCTGCCTTGATTGCTTTTTCGCCGTTGGCGCCTTCGCAACTTCCACCCCAGTCATAGTTGCCGCTGACACAGTGGCTGTTGGCGTAGTAGTGCAAGGTATAGGCGGTATTCTTCTTGCTGTCGTTGACTTCCTGACCGATAACTTCTTCCGGATGCTGGTCCCAAGAACGGGTGCCCACAATAACTAGGTTGTCAGAGTACTGACGGATCGTGGAAATAACCTGGTTTGCGTAATTCTTAATGTTGTCCCAGGCGATGTCTGTGGGTTCGTTGAATACTTCGAAAATCACGTTGTCGTACTGGCCGTAAGTCTTGGCCATTTCTTCAAAGAATCCCTTTGCAGCATCAGTCTGCGATGTGGCTTCGTGGGAATGCCAGTCGATAATGACGTAAATGTCGTTCTTGATGGCGGCTTCTACCACGGTCTTCATCAAGTTCTTTTGAAGGCTCGGGTTTGTTCCGTAACCCTGGAGTTTTTGGCCGTTGTATTCGCCGTTCCAGTCTTCGCTACCGGTTGCCATAGCTGCACGAACAATCTGGATGTTCATGTCCCTTACCATGGTGGAAACGCCTTCTTCGCTCCAGTATTCTACAGCCTGGGGCATCAGGCTCCAGTAAAGGCTCATACCGCGGACCTGGACTTCGGCGCCGTCCTTGACGCCCTGGCAGGAACCGTAAATGCGACCTTCGCCGGCAGAGTTCTTGCCGGTCATGAGCTGACCATACTGGCTAACGGGACCCACGCGGGAGGGGGTGATGGTCTGTGCGGAGGCCAGGCCAAAACCCAGGGTCATGGCGCAGGCGAGAGCGGGAATAGATAAAAACTTCATAAACATCCTCATTTTTTTTTCAAAAGATATATTCATA
The nucleotide sequence above comes from Fibrobacter sp.. Encoded proteins:
- a CDS encoding cellulase family glycosylhydrolase, coding for MKFLSIPALACAMTLGFGLASAQTITPSRVGPVSQYGQLMTGKNSAGEGRIYGSCQGVKDGAEVQVRGMSLYWSLMPQAVEYWSEEGVSTMVRDMNIQIVRAAMATGSEDWNGEYNGQKLQGYGTNPSLQKNLMKTVVEAAIKNDIYVIIDWHSHEATSQTDAAKGFFEEMAKTYGQYDNVIFEVFNEPTDIAWDNIKNYANQVISTIRQYSDNLVIVGTRSWDQHPEEVIGQEVNDSKKNTAYTLHYYANSHCVSGNYDWGGSCEGANGEKAIKAGLSIFVSEWGTADANGGGNPDQGKNSQWQTFINKYKLSWANWSASYISEGTAAFASGSNKNSLQYTTSGNLVKGYLATNPTTYTACATGGSQQGGQQQGGDQGGQQQGGDQGGQQQGGQQQAINSFVPASALSVTFSGKALEISGVNAADVELFDLKGHKLMKIDGVVGTLSLASLPQGMYMVKVSSGSASKVQAISIK